DNA sequence from the Arthrobacter sp. V1I9 genome:
GCTGTCCTGCGCGGTATGCATCGCCGCCACCACGTCGGCCGGGTCCGGAGTCAGCGGGTATACAGGGAGTGCCAGGATCATGCAGCCAACCTGGGCACCGGGCATCAGCTCATGTGCCAGTTTGGTGGCCCGCGCGGACGCCACCAGCTCGTGGTGGATGGCCTGGTAGAGGTCCTGCTTGGTGAGCTGCTCCTTGGGCGCGGGGATGCCGCCGGAGAGGAACGGCTCATGGAGCACGGAGTTGATTTCGTTGAACGTCAGCCAGTACTTCACCCGGGACCCAAAGTGCTCGAACAGGGTGCGGCAGTAGCGTTCGTAGAAACCGATCAGCTCCCGGTTGGTCCAGCCGTTGTACTTCCGGGCCAGGTGCAGCGGGGTCTCGTAGTGGCTGATGGTCACCAGCGGCTCGATGCCGTGCTTTTCCAGTTCGTCCAGCAGGCGGGAGTAGAAGGCAAGGCCTTCGGCGTTGGGGGTTTCCTCGTCGCCCAGCGGGAAGATGCGGCTCCACGCGATGGAGAAGCGGTAGACCTTGAATCCCAGGTCCGCAAAGAGGGCGATGTCCTCCTCGTAGCGGTGGTAGAAGTCGATCGCTACCTGCTTGAGGTTTTCCGGCGTCGGTCCTTCCGTAGGGGTTTCGGTGATGCCCTTGGGCATCACGTCCTGGATGGAGAGCCCTTTGCCGCCCTCGTTGTAGGCGCCTTCGATCTGGTTGGCGGCGGTGGCGCCGCCCCAGAGGAATCCTTCGGGGAAAGTGGTGGTCACAGTAATTATTCCTTCATCAGTAGGACTGGAAAGTGGAGTGCGGGCCTGGGCTCAGACCTGGACGGTGATGGCGGTCTCGCCCTGGGCGAGGGTACCGCCGGCCACCGGGTCGACGCCCGCCAGCTGGGCGGTGTTGGTGACCATCACCAGGGTGGTGGTGTCATAGCCTGCTTCGGTTACCACGTCCAGGTCGACGACGGCGAGCAGGTCGCCTGCACGGACCTGCTGGCCGCGGGTAACGGCGGATTCGAACCCGCGGCCCTGGAGCTGGACGGTGTCGATGCCGATGTGGACCAGGACCTCCACGCCGTCGTCGGACTTGATGCCGAAAGCGTGGCCGGTCTTCATGGCCGCCTTGATGGAGCCGGAAATCGGCGAGTAGATGCGGCCGTCCGCCGGGATGATGCCCAGGCCCTTGCCCATGGCGCCCGAGGCGAACACCTTGTCCTGGACGTCGGCCAGCGCAACTGCCTGTCCGGCGACGGGGGCGAGGACCTCAACGGTGCCGGTGGCAGTGCGGCTCGTGGTGCCGGTCGCTGCGGAAGTCGGGACGGGCGCAGCAGCCTCATGCGTATCCGCAGCCGTTTCGGGAACGGAAGTGCCGGCGTCGGACGCTGCTTCTTCCGCCTCACGCGGGCCGAAGAAGAACGTCAGGAGGAAGGCAACGGCGATGGCGATGCCGGTCCCGAGCATCAGGAGGGCGAAGCTGCCCACAGTGCTGAACGCGGGCAAACCCAGCAGTGACGGGAACACAAAGGACGTGGCTCCGCTGCCGCCGACAGCCACGATGGCGCCGCCCACCACACCGCCCGCGATGCCGAAGTAAAACGGCGTCTTCAGCGGCAGGTTGACACCGTAGATGCCTGGTTCGGTAATGCCTGCCAGGAAGCCCGATAGTGCAGCAGGGCCGGCCACCGTGCGGCGGGCCTTGTTGCGGGTCCGGAACATCACGGCGAGGGTTGCGCCGGCCTGCGCCAGCACCGCCGGCAGCAGCGGGCCCATCAGCAGGGAGTGGCCCTGCGTGGCGATCTCGTTCAGCATGCCCGGGACGAGTCCCCAGTGCAGGCCGAAGAGGACAAAGACCTGCCAGAAGCCGCCCATGATGGCGCCGGCGAGCCAGGGAGCGAAGGTAAAAGCCGCAGTGATGCCCGCCGAGAGGCTCTGGGCGGCAAAGGTGGTGACGGGGCCGACTGTCATCAGGACCAGCGGGACCATAACCACCAGGGTCAGCAGCGGAGTGGTGAAGTTCCGGATCGCGGACGGGAGCACTCGGGTGTTGAAGCGCTCCAGGTAGCCCTGCAGCCAGACGGCCACGATGATCGGGATGACGGAACTGGTGTAGTTCATCATCACCATCGGCAGGCCCATGAAGCTGACCGGTTCGGCCTGGGCGGCGAGCGCCACAATGCTCGGGTAGACCAGCGCACCGCCGATGGCCATCGAGGTGAACTGGTTCGCTTTGAACCTCTTCGCGGCGGTAACCGCCAGGAACATCGGCAGGAAGTAGAACAGGGCATCCGCGGTGGCGGCCAGGATCACGTTGGTCTGGGACGCCGGATCCAGCCAGCCGAGCTGTGTTGCCAGGCTCAGGAACGCCTTGAGCAGGCCGGCTGCGGCCAGCGGCCAGATGACCGGCGAGAAGATCGAGGAGATCATGTCGATGAAGCGGTTGAAGATGTTGCCGTGCTGGGCCGGCTCCTCGTCAGCCGCCGCGGCGTCCCCGGTGAGCTTTGTGATCCTGCCGAGCTCGGCGTAGACCGTGGGGACATCGTTGCCGATGACCACCTGGTACTGGCCGCCCGCCTGCATCACTGTGATCACGCCGGGCAGTTTTTCGATGGCGGCCGTGTCGGCCTTTGCGTCGTCCCGCAGCTTAAGCCGGAGCCGCGTTGCGCAGTGGGTGGCGCTGGCGATGTTGGTCTCGCCGCCCACTCCCTGCAAGATATCTCCGGCCAGCGACCGGTAGTCCACAGTTGCCATGTCAGACCTCTCTGTCTATTTTGGGCACAAAAAAAGACCCGAGACGCACGTACTGTGCTTCTCAGGTCTTGCCCCGATTCCGGGTAACAATCCTGTAGGCGAAAATGCCTTCGACGTTTGACTATACAGGTGGCTGTGGTCACCGGCAAGTGCTTTCCCGCGCACCTCCAGTGACGTGCTTGCGTGGCATCTGGGCAGACGGGGAAATGTCAGGGCCCGCCGTTAGGGTGGACCCCATGGCAACAAAGACTTCCCGGGCGTCCAAGGTGCCCGCCTACAAGTGCGCTGAGTGCGGCTGGACCACGGTCAAATGGGTGGGCCGGTGCGGTGAGTGCCAGGCGTGGGGCACAGTTGAGGAAACGGGAGCCGCTGTTGCGCGAACGACGGCGGCCACCACTGTTCTGGAGCCGGCGCGCCGGATCGCCGAGGTGGACGCCACCACGGCTGCGTTCCTGCCCACGGGCGTTGATGAACTGGACCGGGTTCTGGGGGGCGGGCTGGTGCCGGGTGCAGTCATCCTGCTGGCGGGTGAACCCGGTGTGGGCAAGTCCACGCTGCTGTTGGACGTCGCGGCAAAGTTTGCCCGGACCGCGCAGGACGTGCTCTATGTGACCGGTGAGGAATCGGCAGCACAGGTCAAGCTCCGTGCCGAGCGAATCGACGCCGTCGCGGAATCGCTGTACCTTTCTGCGGAAACCGATTTGGGCCAGGCGCTGGGGCAGGTGGAGAAGATCGAGCCCCGGCTCCTGATCGTGGACTCCGTGCAGACCCTCAGCAGCGCCGATGTGGATGGCAGCGCCGGCGGTGTTTCGCAGGTCCGTGAAGTGGCTGCCTCCATCATTGCCGCGGCCAAGCGGCGGAACATGACAACCCTGCTCGTGGGCCATGTGACCAAGGACGGCTCCATCGCCGGGCCGCGGCTGCTGGAGCATTTGGTGGACGTGGTCTGCCAGTTCGAGGGCGAACGCCATTCCCGGCTGCGGCTGCTCCGCGCCGTCAAGAACCGCTACGGACCCACCGACGACGTCGGGTGCTTCGACCTGAACGAGAACGGCATCGAAGGGCTCGCCGATCCCAGCGGCCTGTTCGTCAGCCGCACCAAGGAGCCGGTTTCAGGCACGTGCATCACCGTAACGATGGAGGGCCGGCGTCCGCTGCTGGCGGAGGTGCAGTCGCTGCTCGCCGAAAGCCCCAACTCGCAGCCCCGGCGGGCCACCAGCGGCCTGGACAGCTCCCGGGTTTCCATGCTCCTGGCTGTCCTGCAGCAGCGCGCAGGCACCATGCTGCACAAGGACGATTCCTACGTGGCCACGGTGGGGGGCGTGAAGCTGAGTGAACCTGCCACGGACCTCGCTGTTGCCCTTGCGGTGGCCTCAGCCAAGGCCCGCAAGCCCCTACCGATCCGCCTGATTGCCTTTGGCGAGGTGGGCCTGGCCGGTGAGGTCCGCCCGGTCCCCGGCATTAACCAGCGCATCCAGGAGGCTCACCGGCTGGGGTTCACGCACGCCGTAGTTCCTGCAAGCCACACCGGGCCGGGGCCGGTTCCGGCCGGCTTCTCGGTCCGCGAAGTGGAGCACTTGACGGAGGCCCTGAGTCTGCTGATTGGATAGGACTTGCTGCTTGGGTAGAGCTTGCGGGTGGTTACCGACGGGCCAACTCCTGTTGTCACCGGTACTCTGGAGCTATCTTCGGGCAGCCGGAGGGTATTTCTGCGCTGGGGGGCCGGATTGCTGAAGCAACGTCAAGATTCGGACATAGCTGTGGCCGATGCCGGGGAACTGTCCATCGATGGCCCCATTGCCGACCGCGTCGATGCGCTGTACGGAACGCTTGCGGTCCGGGGCCGGATTGTCTTGGCCCAACTGCCCCTCACCCTCACTGTTTGCCTGGTGGTGGCAGCTGCGGCGGTGTTCAGCCCGGCCACCCTGGCGAGCGACATGTTCCGCCTGGCGCTGCTGGCCCACACGGCGATCTTCGCCGCCTGCCTGGCTGTACCTTGGGCGAGGTTGCCCATTGGCGCCTCTGCGGCTATTCCCATCCTCGACTGCGTGGCCATCGGATTTACCCGGGAAGCAGGCGGGCCGGTCTTCAACGTACTCAGCCTTTTGCTGGTATTTCCCGTCATTTGGCTTTCCGTGCGTCGCCGCCGGCACATGTTTTTCCTCGCCATCCTCGGGGCGGTGCTCAGCACTGTGCTCCCCGCCGCCGTCGTCGGCTCATCTCCGACTGCCCCGGAAATGATCAGGATGATATTCCTGCCCCTTGTAATGTCGGCCATCGCCGTGACCGCGTATGCCGTGGCCGGCATCGTCCTCCGGCAACGCCAGAGACTCCTGCACAACGAAAATGAACTGGCATAGACGCTCGCGGAAAACGCGCGCCGCCAGCACCTTTTGGATGCGGTGCTCGGAGCAGTAGGAATTGGTGTTTGGGTGGTGGATGCCGGGGGCAGGACCGTCCTGACGAACAAGGCCATGCAGGCTGATCCAGCGCTGGCAGGCCTCACCCAAACGGCTGGCCAGGGCGGGCTTCACCTCGCCGACCGGTCCTCCCCTGTGCCCCCGCACCTGTCCCCTGTTTCGCGTGCGATCAGCGGTTCCACCATTGCCGATGAGCTGTATTGGGTCGGAGACCCGGCCGATCAAGCACACCAGCGTGCCTATTCGGTGGGCACCCACGGCATACGTGCCGGGGAAGGGGAGGACTGCGGTTCCGTCCTGACATTCGTGGACGTGACGAGCCTCATCAGCGCGCTGGCTGCCAAGGACAATTTCGTTGCTACCGTTTCCCACGAGCTTCGCACACCGCTGACATCGATCCTCGGCTACCTTGAGCTGGTATTGGACGAGCCAGGCCACGAGGAGATCCAGGCGGAGCTTTTGGTGGTGCACCGCAATGCCCAACACCTGCTGGGCTTGGTTAACGACCTCATCGCGGTGGCGTCGGAGCGCATGGAACTGTCCTTGGAGGACACGGACCTGGCAAGGCTGCTGGCCGATGTAGTTGACTCGACAATTCCCAAGGCGGCAACGAACGGGCTCCAACTGGTACTCGACGTTGAGCAGCCATTGCCCGCCCGGGTGGACCCGAACCGGATTCGCCAAGTGATTGGTAACCTCCTCTCCAACGCAATCAAGTACTCGCCCGAGGGGGGACGGATCACAGTGCTGGCTGGAAGGAGCGGGGCGGAGCTTGTGTGTTCAATTACGGATACCGGCGTAGGCATGAGCGCCGACGAGCAGGAGCAGGCGTTTACGAAGTTCTTCCGGTCAGCGCGGTCCCGTGAAACAGCAATCCCCGGCGCCGGCCTGGGCTTGCCGGTCAGCAAAACGATTATCGAAGCGCACGGCGGAACAATAAGGCTCAACAGCTCTCCCGGCGCGGGTACCACGGCAACATTCACCATCCCGTGCGCTGATAGCTAAGCACCATGGGCTTCTGCCCCGCCCCGGCCGGCAGCAGGTTAAGGGTGCTGCGGAAGCTCGTCGGGGTCGTCCCTGTGGGCGCTGAAGAGCCAGCCGGCAACGTCGCTGCGCAGCACCAGGAGCGGGCCGCCGGTAGGGCTGACGTTTCCGGTGGGAACGTAATAGCCACGCCCTGAACCGGGTCCTCCGGCCGCCCGGTCCAAGGCGTCCACAAGATACCTCGGCAGGTGGCCCTGCGGGCCAAGCGTGCGAAGCTCATCAAGTTCATCCGGCGTTAGCCGTCCCAAAATTTCAGCGATGTTAGCCATGACGGGTCCCTTCGAGCAGAGTGCCTGAAGGAATAACCTAAAGCAGCGCCATGAACTGCAGGTTAACGTTGGACGGGAGTTTCCGTTCGTTTTGAAAACTTCCAGCAGGTGGAGGACAAATGCCGGTTTTCAGCGCAGGAATACTGCTGCACAGGAGGACAAACCCGGGCGGCCTGGAGGTCTGGATAGCCCACATGGGCGGACCGTTCTGGGCGCGCAAGGACGCGCAGGCGTGGTCAATCCCGAAGGGCGAATACAGCGAGGACGAGGAGCCGCTGGCGGCAGCCCTGCGGGAGTTCGCCGAAGAAATGGGCTCCCCCGCCCCCGCCGCGGACTACCAGCAACTCGGACAGTTCCGGCAGCCGTCCGGCAAGATCATCACGGTCTTCACCGCGGAGCAGGACTTCCGGCCCGAGCAGATCGTCAGCAACACCTTCCCGCTGGAGTGGCCCAAAGGTTCAGGCCGGATCCAGCATTATCCGGAAATCGATGACGCCCGCTGGTTTCCGGAAGCGGAAGCGCGGCTCAAGCTGGTGAAGGGCCAGCTACCGGTCCTGGATGCCCTGGCGGAACACGTCCGCCGTTGAACGTAAGAAGCCGGTGACCCCAGAGGGGGTCACCGGCTTCTTCGCGACTGGATGCTAGAAGTTGCCGCCGTCGGCCTTGACGGCCAGGACGGGCCGGTCGGCCTGCATCAGGATCTGCTGGGCGTGGCTTCCCAGGATGAACTTGCCCACCTGGGTGCGGTGCCGCAAGCCAATAACGATGAGCGAGGCATCAACATCCCTGGCGACGTCAAGGAACTCATCGGCCAGGTCGTGCTGGTAGGGCGGCTGAATGACAGTTGCCGTTACTCCGACGTCGGCAGCACGCCTGGCGGCCTGCGCCAGGACGTCCTCCGTCGCCACTGACTTGTCCACCAGGGCACCCTGCCGCGCCGAATTGACGATCACAAGGTCCTCGTTCCGGAGCTTCGCTTCGGCGATGCCTGCCGTGAGTGCGGCCTGTCCTGCGGGTGTGGGGACGAATCCAACGATGATGCTCATACCTTCTCCTTAGATGTCCGGCGTGACGGCTGATGTTGTGGCAGTTGAAGTGCGCTTGCGCTTGGCGATGGCAGTGCGGACGGCCGGAAGCACAGCTACCAGGACGAAGACCACCAGCAGGGTGGCGGAGATGGGACGGCCGAAGAAGCCGAGGGGCTCGCCGCCGAACATCAGCAGGGAGCGCCGCATCGAGCTTTCCAGCAGTTCACCCAGCACGAAGGCCAGCACCAGGGGGCCCGGTTCGAAGCCGAACTTCTTCATGAGGTAGCCGACGATGCCGAAGACCACCACGAGCGTCACATCAAACATGCTGTTGTTGATGGTGTAGGCACCCAGCAGCGTAATGAGGGCTGTGACGGGTGCCAGGATGGCGGCGCGGACCCGGAGGATCCTCACGAAGATTCCCACGAGCGGCAGGCTCATGATGAGCAGCAGGATGTTGCCGATGTACATGGAGTTCACCACGCCCCAAAAAAGTTCGGGGTTCTGCTCCACGAGCTGAGGGCCGGGGGTTACCCCCTGGATCAGCAACGCGCCGAACATCAGAGCCATGGTGGCGTTGGCGGGAATGCCGAGCGTCAGCAGCGGTATGAAGGACGATGTGGCCGCGGCGTTGTTGGCCGTTTCCGGTCCGGCCACGCCCTCGGGGGCACCCTTGCCGAAACGCTCCGGCTGCTTGGCCCGCTTCTTCTCCATGGCGTAGGAGGCCATGGAAGCAATAGTCGCGCCACCCCCGGGGAGGATTCCCAGGAAGAAGCCCAGCACGGATCCACGGCCGATAGCTCCGGAAGCCTGCTTGAGGTCTTTGCGGGAAGGCCAGACGTTGGCCACCTTCGACGGCGCCTTGGCAGCGCGGTGCCGCTCCTCCAGGTTGTAGAGGATCTCGCCCAGGCCGAAGATACCCATGGCGATCGGCACGAAGTCGATGCCGTCTGCGAGTTGCAGGCTGCCGAAGGTGAACCGGCTTTCGCCGGTGAAGATGTCCCGGCCAACGGTAGCGAGGAGCAGTCCGAGCGCCGCGGCGATCAGGGCCTTGGCTTTCGATCCGCTGCTGATGGTGGCAACGAGGAGGATGCCTAGCATCGCCAGGGCGGTGTACTCGGGCGCACCGAAATCCAGAGCGAAGCTCGCCACGATGGGTGCGAGCAACGTCAATCCGATGATGGCTGCTGTTCCGCCGACGAAGGAGCCGATGGATGCCAGGCCAAGCGCCGTGCCTGCCCTGCCCTGTTTCGCCATCTGGTAGCCGTCGAACACGGTGACCACCGAGGAAGCTTCACCGGGCAGCCGCAGGAGCACCGAGGTGATGGTGCCGCCGTACTGTGCGCCGTAGAAGATGCCGGCCAGCATAATGATGGCGGTGACCGGTTCCACGTTGTACGTCAGCGGGAGCAGGATGGCGATGGTTGCCGCGGGCCCGAGGCCCGGCAGCACACCGATCAGCATGCCGATCACGACGCCGACCAGGCAGTAAAGGAGGTTGGTGGGCTCCAGGACTACCGCGAATCCGTTGATAACGGGATTGAGAAAATCCACGGAAGTTCTCCTAGAAGAGGTGGGGAATTGAGGTGTTCAGGGCGAGGACGAAGATGGCATAAAAACCAATAACGACGCTCGCGCTGACCACCAGGGTGGAGCGCCAGGTTTCACCGCCGAGGAAGCGCATCCAGATGACGCACAGCGCCAGCGCGGGCAGTTCAAAGCCGATCAGCGGCATCAGGGCCACCATCGCAGCGAGGGTCACCAGGCCGGTCAGCGGCGCGGTGGACATGCGCGTGAACTTTTCCGCGTCCCGGTTGTGGCGGCCGGCAATCAGCTGGAACAGTCCCAGGGCCACCATGACGCAGCTGATGATGAACGGCCAAAGGCCGGGCTGTGGGGTGGCCGGAGTGCCCAGCCCCATGGCCATCGAAAGAATGCCTGCAGCAATGCCGACGCCAAGGACCACCAACGACGACGCAGCGTTGGCGAGGGCGCCGGCTGCGGGAGGCTTTTCCTCCTCCCACTGTGCTGCCAGCTGCTCCGGCGTCAGGTCGTCCAGAACTTCGTCCTGGAGGGAGTGCGGGGTGTCCCCGCCGGAGGCAGCAGTACTGGTGCTGCCTCCGGTGGGTCCTGCGGGGGTTCCTTTCACAGGAATCACTTATTTCCGCTCAGGCTGATGTCGTACTTCTCCACCAGTTCCTTGTACTTTGCCGCGTAGCCCTTCCACTCAGTGACTACTTCCTCCCCGGAGATCTCCTTCGGGGTCAGCGAGTTCTTCTTGTTGAACTCCTTGTAGGCGTCCGACTTGAAGGTTTCCTGGAAGGCGGCAAGGAGCTTGTCCTTGACCTCCTGCGGCGTGCCCTTGGGCGCGGCCACGGCCCGGTACTGGGCCACGGGAACGTCAAAGCCTGCTTCCTTCGCCGTCGGGGTGTCCTTCAGGAAGCTGTTGCGTTCCTCGGAAAAGACCAGGAGCGGGGACACCTTCCCTGCCTGGATCTGCGGCATGGCTTCACCGAGCTGAATGGTGGCGAGCTCCACCTGGTTACCCAGGACGGCCGTCAGGGCAGGCTTGCCGCTGTCAAAGGGAATGTCCGTGCCGGTGACCTTGGCCTGTTTGAAGAGCACCGTCTGGGCCAGTTGGCTACCGGTGCCAACACCGGTGGTGCCGAACGTGACGCTGCGGCCGGCGCTCGTCACATCCTTGAAGCTCTTGAAGCCTGACTCGGCGCTGGCCACCAGGACGTAGTCGTCCTGGGAGAGGCCCGCGATGATGTCCAGGTCGTCAATGTTGACGGCCTCGTCC
Encoded proteins:
- a CDS encoding glycoside hydrolase family 1 protein produces the protein MITVTTTFPEGFLWGGATAANQIEGAYNEGGKGLSIQDVMPKGITETPTEGPTPENLKQVAIDFYHRYEEDIALFADLGFKVYRFSIAWSRIFPLGDEETPNAEGLAFYSRLLDELEKHGIEPLVTISHYETPLHLARKYNGWTNRELIGFYERYCRTLFEHFGSRVKYWLTFNEINSVLHEPFLSGGIPAPKEQLTKQDLYQAIHHELVASARATKLAHELMPGAQVGCMILALPVYPLTPDPADVVAAMHTAQDSYAFGDIHCRGEYPGYLLRYFRDNGIELDITAQDREDLKNTVDFVSFSYYMSVCETADPAKKVTGPGNIMGGVVNPTLEASEWGWQIDPQGLRVALNDYWDRWQKPLFIVENGVGAKDQLVEVDGAKTVADDYRIAYLNDHLVQAREAVDDGVQLLGYTAWGCIDVVSASTAQMSKRYGFIYVDRNDDGTGTLDRYPKKSYGWYKEVIASNGASLKN
- a CDS encoding tripartite tricarboxylate transporter permease, translating into MDFLNPVINGFAVVLEPTNLLYCLVGVVIGMLIGVLPGLGPAATIAILLPLTYNVEPVTAIIMLAGIFYGAQYGGTITSVLLRLPGEASSVVTVFDGYQMAKQGRAGTALGLASIGSFVGGTAAIIGLTLLAPIVASFALDFGAPEYTALAMLGILLVATISSGSKAKALIAAALGLLLATVGRDIFTGESRFTFGSLQLADGIDFVPIAMGIFGLGEILYNLEERHRAAKAPSKVANVWPSRKDLKQASGAIGRGSVLGFFLGILPGGGATIASMASYAMEKKRAKQPERFGKGAPEGVAGPETANNAAATSSFIPLLTLGIPANATMALMFGALLIQGVTPGPQLVEQNPELFWGVVNSMYIGNILLLIMSLPLVGIFVRILRVRAAILAPVTALITLLGAYTINNSMFDVTLVVVFGIVGYLMKKFGFEPGPLVLAFVLGELLESSMRRSLLMFGGEPLGFFGRPISATLLVVFVLVAVLPAVRTAIAKRKRTSTATTSAVTPDI
- a CDS encoding NUDIX domain-containing protein, with amino-acid sequence MPVFSAGILLHRRTNPGGLEVWIAHMGGPFWARKDAQAWSIPKGEYSEDEEPLAAALREFAEEMGSPAPAADYQQLGQFRQPSGKIITVFTAEQDFRPEQIVSNTFPLEWPKGSGRIQHYPEIDDARWFPEAEARLKLVKGQLPVLDALAEHVRR
- a CDS encoding beta-glucoside-specific PTS transporter subunit IIABC, whose amino-acid sequence is MATVDYRSLAGDILQGVGGETNIASATHCATRLRLKLRDDAKADTAAIEKLPGVITVMQAGGQYQVVIGNDVPTVYAELGRITKLTGDAAAADEEPAQHGNIFNRFIDMISSIFSPVIWPLAAAGLLKAFLSLATQLGWLDPASQTNVILAATADALFYFLPMFLAVTAAKRFKANQFTSMAIGGALVYPSIVALAAQAEPVSFMGLPMVMMNYTSSVIPIIVAVWLQGYLERFNTRVLPSAIRNFTTPLLTLVVMVPLVLMTVGPVTTFAAQSLSAGITAAFTFAPWLAGAIMGGFWQVFVLFGLHWGLVPGMLNEIATQGHSLLMGPLLPAVLAQAGATLAVMFRTRNKARRTVAGPAALSGFLAGITEPGIYGVNLPLKTPFYFGIAGGVVGGAIVAVGGSGATSFVFPSLLGLPAFSTVGSFALLMLGTGIAIAVAFLLTFFFGPREAEEAASDAGTSVPETAADTHEAAAPVPTSAATGTTSRTATGTVEVLAPVAGQAVALADVQDKVFASGAMGKGLGIIPADGRIYSPISGSIKAAMKTGHAFGIKSDDGVEVLVHIGIDTVQLQGRGFESAVTRGQQVRAGDLLAVVDLDVVTEAGYDTTTLVMVTNTAQLAGVDPVAGGTLAQGETAITVQV
- the radA gene encoding DNA repair protein RadA, with amino-acid sequence MATKTSRASKVPAYKCAECGWTTVKWVGRCGECQAWGTVEETGAAVARTTAATTVLEPARRIAEVDATTAAFLPTGVDELDRVLGGGLVPGAVILLAGEPGVGKSTLLLDVAAKFARTAQDVLYVTGEESAAQVKLRAERIDAVAESLYLSAETDLGQALGQVEKIEPRLLIVDSVQTLSSADVDGSAGGVSQVREVAASIIAAAKRRNMTTLLVGHVTKDGSIAGPRLLEHLVDVVCQFEGERHSRLRLLRAVKNRYGPTDDVGCFDLNENGIEGLADPSGLFVSRTKEPVSGTCITVTMEGRRPLLAEVQSLLAESPNSQPRRATSGLDSSRVSMLLAVLQQRAGTMLHKDDSYVATVGGVKLSEPATDLAVALAVASAKARKPLPIRLIAFGEVGLAGEVRPVPGINQRIQEAHRLGFTHAVVPASHTGPGPVPAGFSVREVEHLTEALSLLIG
- a CDS encoding universal stress protein; its protein translation is MSIIVGFVPTPAGQAALTAGIAEAKLRNEDLVIVNSARQGALVDKSVATEDVLAQAARRAADVGVTATVIQPPYQHDLADEFLDVARDVDASLIVIGLRHRTQVGKFILGSHAQQILMQADRPVLAVKADGGNF
- a CDS encoding tripartite tricarboxylate transporter TctB family protein, with translation MKGTPAGPTGGSTSTAASGGDTPHSLQDEVLDDLTPEQLAAQWEEEKPPAAGALANAASSLVVLGVGIAAGILSMAMGLGTPATPQPGLWPFIISCVMVALGLFQLIAGRHNRDAEKFTRMSTAPLTGLVTLAAMVALMPLIGFELPALALCVIWMRFLGGETWRSTLVVSASVVIGFYAIFVLALNTSIPHLF
- a CDS encoding tripartite tricarboxylate transporter substrate binding protein translates to MKHFPTRRTILGAASAVTLLALTACGNVAGGGTADSAKYPSGPVNLSVGQAAGGSTDLIARALAEGASKTLGQPMPVVNKPGANGALATKEVAGKPADGQELVLLTASLITITPLAVTPDEAVNIDDLDIIAGLSQDDYVLVASAESGFKSFKDVTSAGRSVTFGTTGVGTGSQLAQTVLFKQAKVTGTDIPFDSGKPALTAVLGNQVELATIQLGEAMPQIQAGKVSPLLVFSEERNSFLKDTPTAKEAGFDVPVAQYRAVAAPKGTPQEVKDKLLAAFQETFKSDAYKEFNKKNSLTPKEISGEEVVTEWKGYAAKYKELVEKYDISLSGNK
- a CDS encoding cell wall metabolism sensor histidine kinase WalK, producing the protein MLGAVGIGVWVVDAGGRTVLTNKAMQADPALAGLTQTAGQGGLHLADRSSPVPPHLSPVSRAISGSTIADELYWVGDPADQAHQRAYSVGTHGIRAGEGEDCGSVLTFVDVTSLISALAAKDNFVATVSHELRTPLTSILGYLELVLDEPGHEEIQAELLVVHRNAQHLLGLVNDLIAVASERMELSLEDTDLARLLADVVDSTIPKAATNGLQLVLDVEQPLPARVDPNRIRQVIGNLLSNAIKYSPEGGRITVLAGRSGAELVCSITDTGVGMSADEQEQAFTKFFRSARSRETAIPGAGLGLPVSKTIIEAHGGTIRLNSSPGAGTTATFTIPCADS